The following coding sequences lie in one Arachis stenosperma cultivar V10309 chromosome 5, arast.V10309.gnm1.PFL2, whole genome shotgun sequence genomic window:
- the LOC130980253 gene encoding probable carotenoid cleavage dioxygenase 4, chloroplastic yields MVPKPIIVTTPPSSSPSITPPLPLRNISTVQTQQNPPQTLNTTTTTTTVPPPPPPTIITTHPSRTTKPSHSKLPPRRRSSELSLPGFIFNAFDDVINNFIDPPLKPSVDPKHVLSHNFAPVDELPPTQCDIVEGSLPPCLDGAYIRNGPNPQFLPKGPYHLFDGDGMLHAIRIKEGKATLCSRYVKTYKYTIENEAGQPLIPNVFSGFNTLMGSAARGSLTAARVLSGQYNPVNGIGLANTSLTLFGNHLFALGESDLPYKVRVTETGDIETVGRFDFEGKLAMSMTAHPKIDSETGETFAFRYSPIPPFLTYFWFDKEGRKQADVPVFSMTRPAFLHDFAVTKKYALFADIQIGMNPLDMISGGSPVGSDPSKVSRVGILPRYAVDESQIRWLDVPGFNLIHAINAWDEPDGETITLVAPNILSVEHTLERMDLVHAMVEKLTIHLPTGIVSRQPLSSRNLDFGVINPSYVGKKNNFVYAAVGDPMPKISGVVKLDVSRKTNCTVACRMFGDGCYAGEPFFVARDPENPEAEEDDGYVVSYVHDERKGESRFLVMDAKSPELEVVAAVRLPRRVPYGFHGLFVRDTDIRKASLS; encoded by the exons ATGGTCCCAAAACCCATCATTGTAACTACACCACCCTCATCATCACCCTCAATAACCCCACCTCTCCCTCTCAGAAACATCTCCACCGTTCAAACCCAACAAAACCCCCCACAAACCCTtaacaccaccaccaccaccactaccgTACCACCACCGCCACCACCAACAATAATAACCACCCATCCTTCCAGAACCACCAAACCATCACACTCAAAACTCCCCCCTAGAAGAAGATCTTCGGAGTTGTCGCTGCCAGGGTTCATCTTCAACGCTTTCGATGACGTCATCAACAACTTCATCGACCCTCCATTGAAGCCTTCAGTGGACCCAAAACACGTCCTCTCTCACAACTTCGCACCGGTAGACGAGCTTCCACCAACCCAATGCGACATCGTCGAGGGCTCTCTTCCGCCCTGCCTGGACGGTGCGTACATCAGAAACGGTCCCAACCCACAGTTTCTCCCGAAGGGACCGTACCACCTCTTCGACGGCGACGGCATGCTCCACGCCATTCGCATCAAAGAAGGCAAAGCCACACTCTGCAGCCGCTACGTCAAGACCTACAAGTACACCATAGAGAACGAAGCAGGTCAACCTCTCATCCCCAACGTGTTCTCCGGCTTCAACACATTAATGGGATCGGCGGCGCGTGGATCCCTCACGGCGGCGCGTGTGCTGAGTGGACAGTACAACCCTGTGAACGGCATTGGGCTGGCGAACACAAGCTTAACTCTGTTCGGCAACCACCTCTTCGCTCTCGGAGAATCGGATCTTCCGTACAAGGTGAGAGTGACGGAAACTGGCGACATCGAAACGGTGGGTCGTTTTGACTTCGAGGGGAAGCTGGCGATGAGCATGACAGCGCACCCGAAGATTGACAGCGAGACCGGAGAGACGTTTGCGTTCCGTTACAGTCCGATTCCGCCGTTTCTGACGTACTTCTGGTTCGATAAGGAAGGGAGGAAGCAGGCGGACGTGCCGGTATTCTCAATGACGAGGCCGGCGTTCCTGCATGATTTTGCGGTGACGAAGAAGTATGCGTTGTTTGCGGACATACAGATTGGGATGAACCCGCTTGACATGATCTCCGGTGGGTCTCCGGTGGGGTCGGATCCGTCGAAGGTGTCGAGGGTGGGGATATTGCCTCGCTATGCGGTTGATGAGTCTCAGATCAG GTGGTTGGATGTGCCGGGATTCAACCTCATCCACGCCATCAACGCATGGGACGAACCTGACGGAGAAACCATCACCCTCGTGGCCCCCAACATTCTCTCCGTCGAGCACACCCTCGAGAGAATGGACCTCGTCCACGCCATGGTTGAAAAGCTCACCATCCATCTCCCCACCGGCATCGTCTCCCGCCAGCCCTTATCCTCTCGCAACCTCGACTTCGGCGTCATCAACCCTTCCTACGTCGGAAAAAAGAACAACTTCGTCTACGCCGCCGTCGGCGACCCCATGCCCAAGATCTCCGGTGTCGTCAAGCTCGACGTCTCCAGGAAGACCAACTGCACTGTCGCCTGCCGGATGTTTGGCGACGGATGCTACGCCGGCGAGCCCTTCTTTGTGGCCAGGGATCCGGAGAACCCTGAGGCGGAGGAGGACGACGGGTACGTGGTGAGCTACGTGCACGATGAAAGGAAGGGAGAGTCGAGGTTCTTGGTGATGGATGCAAAGTCACCGGAGCTGGAGGTGGTGGCGGCGGTGAGGCTTCCTCGCCGGGTGCCTTACGGGTTTCACGGGCTCTTCGTGAGGGACACTGACATAAGGAAAGCGTCGCTATCGTGA